From Canis lupus dingo isolate Sandy chromosome 24, ASM325472v2, whole genome shotgun sequence, a single genomic window includes:
- the LOC125753579 gene encoding collagen alpha-1(I) chain-like, translated as MTLLTPLSRHTSQQVVLRAELCSLLILRQLVFDRAAGVKWSDSRKDRQVERCRRPGPRDPARIPGPGHPAGAGRKPGAGREAGVDRGCELMQRPQPLPSPQVHFSAWTEPGRAQVPPRGPTGARTGLGGPWRDSAPLASRAPCAPRGSLSLPSWSRPSRLPGQGLDSEAWSLPAASAGPAGSASSPLGPPPAPPPEWPRESLRAGQTAGGAAQGQDSPGTAPRAAGKGERRVVPLLPPFPPPGATWRTYPTNDCAGIGAAPGALRQGRSSLGFAAKRHAEHRGLPDLGHPCTPQASIQGLSEAKARACSAATQGATFHSLWTSHARGLWTWLVGPLPEEDSLDPVLPKASWSAKNSSPLDFKLSHRTHFGHWDVARWDSWTSGIPGREDNAVEPPFQRSTPLLTQSVTL; from the exons ATGACCCTGTTGACG CCTCTAAGCAGACACACCAGTCAGCAGGTCGTCCTCCGAGCCGAGCTGTGCTCGCTGCTGATTCTGCGCCAGCTGGTGTTTGACCGTGCTGCGGGCGTCAAGTGGTCAGACTCCCGGAAGGACCGCCAGGTGGAGAGATGCCGGAGGCCGGGCCCACGGGACCCTGCGCGCATCCCCGGCCCTGGCCACCCTGCCGGGGCCGGGAGGAAACCCGGGGCTGGCCGCGAg GCCGGCGTGGACCGGGGTTGCGAGCTGATGCAGCGGCCACAG CCCCTCCCGTCCCCTCAGGTTCACTTTTCCGCCTGGACGGAGCCTGGGAGAGCACAGGTGCCTCCCCGCGGCCCCACTGGGGCCAGGACAGGCCTCGGCGGACCCTGGAGGGACTCTGCGCCCCTGGCTTCCCGGGCCCCTTGTGCCCCGCGGGGCTCCCTCTCGCTGCCCTCCTGGTCTCGGCCCTCACGTCTGCCAGGCCAGGGCCTGGACTCAGAGGCCTGGAGCCTGCCCGCAGCCTCCGCCGGGCCAGCTGGGTCCGCGTCCTCGCCTCTCGGGCCTCCGCCTGCGCCGCCTCCTGAGTGGCCCCGGGAGAGCCTGAGAGCAGGGCAGACAGcgggaggggcagcccagggacAGGACTCACCGGGGACTGCCCCCCGGGCTGCGGGCAAGGGTGAGCGCCGCGTGGTGCCTTtgctgccccccttccccccccccggAGCCACCTGGAGAACCTACCCCACCAACGACTGTGCAGGGATCGGGGCAGCACCTGGGGCTCTGCGCCAGGGCCGCTCCTCACTGGGATTCGCTGCCAAGAGACACGCGGAGCACCGCGGCCTCCCAGACCTTGGCCATCCGTGCACACCTCAGGCCTCCATCCAGGGGCTCAGTGAGGCCAAGGCCAGAGCTTGCTCagcagccacccagggagccaCGTTTCATTCCCTCTGGACTTCCCACGCCCGAGGCCTGTGGACGTGGCTAGTGGGGCCACTTCCCGAGGAGGACTCTCTAG ATCCAGTTCTTCCCAAGGCCTCATGGTCGGCAAAGAATTCCTCACCTCTGGATTTCAAGCTAAGCCATAGGACTCACTTTGGCCACTGGGATGTTG CTCGTTGGGACTCTTGGACATCAGGAATCCCTGGGAGAGAAGACAACGCTGTGGAGCCCCCATTTCAAAGGTCTACCCCACTTCTAACTCAAAGTGTGACTCTCTGA